The following proteins are encoded in a genomic region of Grus americana isolate bGruAme1 chromosome 5, bGruAme1.mat, whole genome shotgun sequence:
- the LOC129206906 gene encoding uncharacterized protein LOC129206906 isoform X2 — translation MASLKEMDKGNPVKLVLTVNGQLLRGVSSSTPARPFLVPETTQSPVLPAHDMPLGQDLEDPTVVKSQSSEVTARASRPGRKDIHPPQRTLAIPCALKPPSGKVEPSEAWRQSPVHPKKPRKVLFEPTASERDLNEEDLAVEELQGSPSPRWCHAMCLSDLRTAVLIGGEGVDQQSCKDALWKLEIDSDFWLPVGFQLQNAMPSCLHGHTATYDPDTKRIYIVGGIREDKDYSSIYILDTVTWKWLLVAAKGRMPVLAYHSATIYRKELFVFGGTFPKKASLALGPCSNVLYVFNPEHEIWYQPISEGEKPLPRLGHSATLLKNKLLIFGGRRTSFYLSDMHILDLDPMACQDVCVSPPSQNA, via the exons ATGGCCTCGTTGAAAGAGATGGACAAAGGCAACCCTGTGAAGCTTGTTCTGACTGTCAATGGACAG TTGCTCCGAGGTGTCTCCAGCAGTACACCTGCCCGCCCCTTCCTCGTCCCGGAGACCACCCAGTCGCCAGTGCTCCCAGCACATGATATGCCCCTTGGCCAGGACCTGGAGGATCCCACTGTG GTTAAGAGTCAGAGCTCAGAGGTGACTGCTAGAGCATCCAGGCCTGGGAGGAAGGACATACACCCACCACAGAGGACCCTGGCCATACCCTGTGCCCTGAAGCCACCATCTGGCAAAGTGGAACCCAGTGAGGCCTGGAGGCAGAGTCCTGTCCACCCCAAGAAGCCCAGGAAAGTTTTATTTGAACCCACAGCATCTGAGAGAGATCTCAATGAAGAAG ATCTGGCGGTGGAGGAGTTGCAAG gcagccccagtCCACGGTGGTGCCATGCCATGTGCCTCAGTGACCTAAGGACAGCTGTTCTGATCGGTGGAGAAGGTGTCGATCAGCAGTCCTGCAAGGATGCACTCTGGAAGCTGGAAATTG ACAGTGATTTCTGGCTTCCAGTGGGTTTCCAGCTACAAAACGCCATGCCATCGTGCTTGCATGGTCACACAGCTACCTACGACCCAGACACCAAGCGTATCTACATTGTTGGGGGCATAAGGGAGGACAAAGACTACAGCAGCATCTACATTCTGGACACAGTCACCTGGAAATGGCTCCTTGTGGCT GCTAAAGGGAGGATGCCAGTGCTCGCCTACCACAGTGCAACTATCTACCGCAAGGAGCTGTTTGTTTTCGGAGGGACTTTCCCCAAAAAGGCATCACTGGCACTTGGACCCTGTAGCAATGTGCTCTATGTCTTCAATCCAGAGCATGAAATTTGGTACCAGCCCATCTCTGAAGGGGAGAAGCCTCTGCCTAGGCTTGG GCATTCAGCTACTCTACTGAAGAACAAGCTGCTGATTTTTGGGGGTCGGAGGACTTCTTTCTACCTCAGTGACATGCACATCCTGGATCTGG
- the LOC129206906 gene encoding uncharacterized protein LOC129206906 isoform X1, translating into MASLKEMDKGNPVKLVLTVNGQLLRGVSSSTPARPFLVPETTQSPVLPAHDMPLGQDLEDPTVVKSQSSEVTARASRPGRKDIHPPQRTLAIPCALKPPSGKVEPSEAWRQSPVHPKKPRKVLFEPTASERDLNEEDLAVEELQGSPSPRWCHAMCLSDLRTAVLIGGEGVDQQSCKDALWKLEIDSDFWLPVGFQLQNAMPSCLHGHTATYDPDTKRIYIVGGIREDKDYSSIYILDTVTWKWLLVAAKGRMPVLAYHSATIYRKELFVFGGTFPKKASLALGPCSNVLYVFNPEHEIWYQPISEGEKPLPRLGHSATLLKNKLLIFGGRRTSFYLSDMHILDLGFMEYTPVPLLAGQPSAR; encoded by the exons ATGGCCTCGTTGAAAGAGATGGACAAAGGCAACCCTGTGAAGCTTGTTCTGACTGTCAATGGACAG TTGCTCCGAGGTGTCTCCAGCAGTACACCTGCCCGCCCCTTCCTCGTCCCGGAGACCACCCAGTCGCCAGTGCTCCCAGCACATGATATGCCCCTTGGCCAGGACCTGGAGGATCCCACTGTG GTTAAGAGTCAGAGCTCAGAGGTGACTGCTAGAGCATCCAGGCCTGGGAGGAAGGACATACACCCACCACAGAGGACCCTGGCCATACCCTGTGCCCTGAAGCCACCATCTGGCAAAGTGGAACCCAGTGAGGCCTGGAGGCAGAGTCCTGTCCACCCCAAGAAGCCCAGGAAAGTTTTATTTGAACCCACAGCATCTGAGAGAGATCTCAATGAAGAAG ATCTGGCGGTGGAGGAGTTGCAAG gcagccccagtCCACGGTGGTGCCATGCCATGTGCCTCAGTGACCTAAGGACAGCTGTTCTGATCGGTGGAGAAGGTGTCGATCAGCAGTCCTGCAAGGATGCACTCTGGAAGCTGGAAATTG ACAGTGATTTCTGGCTTCCAGTGGGTTTCCAGCTACAAAACGCCATGCCATCGTGCTTGCATGGTCACACAGCTACCTACGACCCAGACACCAAGCGTATCTACATTGTTGGGGGCATAAGGGAGGACAAAGACTACAGCAGCATCTACATTCTGGACACAGTCACCTGGAAATGGCTCCTTGTGGCT GCTAAAGGGAGGATGCCAGTGCTCGCCTACCACAGTGCAACTATCTACCGCAAGGAGCTGTTTGTTTTCGGAGGGACTTTCCCCAAAAAGGCATCACTGGCACTTGGACCCTGTAGCAATGTGCTCTATGTCTTCAATCCAGAGCATGAAATTTGGTACCAGCCCATCTCTGAAGGGGAGAAGCCTCTGCCTAGGCTTGG GCATTCAGCTACTCTACTGAAGAACAAGCTGCTGATTTTTGGGGGTCGGAGGACTTCTTTCTACCTCAGTGACATGCACATCCTGGATCTGG GTTTCATGGAGTACACACCAGTCCCCCTCCTTGCTGGACAGCCTTCTGCACGTTG